From Phycodurus eques isolate BA_2022a chromosome 1, UOR_Pequ_1.1, whole genome shotgun sequence, one genomic window encodes:
- the stk35 gene encoding serine/threonine-protein kinase 35, producing the protein MDVCDGKKKRKVSGGGVRVCRRNVAGKSKREAAKVLRSLTVEDNNNFPEPMEEANEEDCFSISFLRTGRTEPAVLVPPRYTLIREVGRGSYGVVYEAIARKTGARLAVKRLQCDAPENVELALAEFWALTSLENRHQNVVQLEECVLQRNGLAQKMSHGNKRSKQYLRLVETSLKGERIIAQPSEPCYLWFVMEFCEGGDLNKYILSRRPDPQTNRSFMRQLTSAVAFLHRNNIVHRDLKPDNILISQKSGAPVLKVADFGLSKVCASMSSKNIEELPTAGAGGRGSNQNNIVNLNKLWLSSACGSDFYMAPEVWEGHYTAKADIFALGIIIWAMIERITFIDAESKRELLGTYVRQGSEIVPVGEALLENPKMVLHIPQKARSSMSEGVKKLLQEMLAFNPQERPDACQLEVLMDRVTCAA; encoded by the exons ATGGATGTTTGCGAcgggaaaaagaagagaaaggtAAGCGGCGGCGGAGTGCGGGTTTGCAGGCGAAATGTGGCCGGGAAGTCGAAACGAGAGGCGGCCAAAGTCCTCCGCTCCCTCACGGTGGAGGACAACAACAACTTCCCGGAGCCCATGGAGGAAGCGAACGAAGAAGACTGCTTCTCCATTAGCTTCCTCCGGACAGGTAGGACAGAGCCTGCCGTTCTGGTGCCGCCACGATACACGCTGATCCGGGAGGTTGGCCGGGGGAGCTACGGCGTGGTGTACGAGGCCATTGCCCGGAAAACAGGAGCCAGATTGGCGGTGAAAAGGCTCCAGTGCGACGCCCCGGAGAACGTCGAGCTGGCTTTGGCCGAGTTCTGGGCCCTGACCAGCCTGGAGAACCGACACCAGAATGTGGTCCAACTGGAGGAGTGTGTCCTGCAAAGGAACGGCCTGGCCCAGAAGATGAGTCATGGCAACAAGAGATCCAAACAATACCTGAGGCTGGTGGAGACCTCACTGAAAG GGGAACGCATCATAGCTCAGCCATCGGAACCGTGTTACCTCTGGTTTGTAATGGAGTTTTGTGAAGGTGGAGACCTCAACAAGTACATCTTGTCTCGGCGACCTGACCCTCAGACCAACAGGAGTTTCATGCGCCAGTTGACAAGTGCAGTCGCTTTCCTGCACAGGAACAACATTGTTCACCGGGATCTGAAGCCAGACAACATTCTAATCTCACAGAAATCGGGTGCACCAGTTCTCAAAGTTGCTGACTTTGGCTTAAGTAAAGTTTGTGCTTCCATGAGTTCTAAGAACATTGAGGAGTTGCCCACAGCTGGTGCTGGTGGCAGAGGGAGCAACCAGAACAACATCGTTAACCTTAACAAGTTATGGTTGTCCTCTGCTTGCGGGTCAGACTTCTACATGGCCCCCGAGGTTTGGGAGGGCCACTACACGGCTAAGGCGGACATCTTTGCCTTGGGCATCATTATATGGGCAATGATCGAGCGGATCACTTTCATTGACGCAGAGTCCAAACGAGAGCTGCTGGGCACATACGTACGACAAGGCTCAGAGATTGTGCCTGTTGGCGAGGCATTGTTGGAGAACCCCAAGATGGTCCTCCACATTCCTCAGAAGGCCAGAAGCTCCATGTCAGAAGGGGTGAAGAAACTCCTCCAGGAAATGCTTGCTTTCAACCCTCAGGAGCGACCTGACGCCTGTCAGCTGGAGGTGCTGATGGACCGGGTCACGTGTGCTGCATGA